GTGGTTGAGCGACTGCCGTCGTACCTCTATCGCCACGCTGATTCAACCCAACGGGAGTTCGCCCGTGTGTACGTCGCCAATCGGGCGACCGACCGGCGCGACCGTAACTTCATGCAGATTCGGGAGGAGCGTTCGGACCGGTATCTCGATTCCGTCGCAGTATTGCTCCGTTCGACGATGGACGTAGAAGTGTGGCGCGGCGACCGCACAATCCGGTTTCGGAAAGCGGGTATGGAAGCGATCGGTCTAGTCTGTCTCCAACGATGAAGTCCTAGGTACAACTGATAGACGGTATGTAGTGGGCATCTAACAGATCACGACTGAAGACCCACTAGGTTGAACGGCTAACCTGCTTGGACAGCACTCGAAGTTCGTCGATCTGTTCCACCGAACCAACCGCTTGACAGCCGGTTCTTCCGGTGGTTGTCCCCGAATCAGGGCAGCGTTGATTGGTGGCAACACTGTCGCGTCGGCGGCTGACCGCCGCCGACAGCGACTGGTTACGAATAGGACTCACAGTCGCTACCTTGCTGAAGGATAGCCAGCCACCGCAGACACAGATTCAACACCTACTGGAGGATATCTTGAGGTTCTCAATATAATCGACTGATACTTAGTCGAATTTATCGACGCGGTCGGGTCGAGACAGCCAGAAAACCCAGCACGGGATTAAAACACGTCGTACAGTCTGAGATGAGCTAGCAGCGTGAGTATGAAAATTCTGTTCGCTGGTAAGCCAGTACAACAGCTTGTAATCGAGTTATACGATAACATGATCAAACCAGATATCCAAGACTGTGGCCGCCATATCTTGCAATAGGTTATGTTTCCACCGCATATACAAAGGAAAAGGTGCATGAAATAGTAGAAATGGCATATATATTATTTTGTAGATACATAAAGAGAGAATTAATAAGGAAAGTTTAATTCTGAATTTATGTTTTTTGTTGTACGAGATGATTCAAGATTCGGATCGAGGACAGTCTGAAGTCATTGGATCTCTTCTATTTGTGGGATTAATTACGATTGGAATAACAGGTGTAGGTGGATTTGCATTAGCTAATTTCATGGAACAAGCAAATTCCGATGATATATTGATGGATTGTTCGATTGAGATGCAGGATGATTCTGTACTAATCACACATACTGGTGGGGAGTCCGCCGATGTAGACGAGTTAAAAATCGTATTCGAAAATGAGTCATCACAGTCACAAAAAGCGTTTCAGATAACAGAAGGAAATGGGGATGGTTTTTTTGATACGGGAGAATCAGCTGCGTTTGATTCGCCTTCTGTTGAGACTGAAATCCAGCTTGTAACCGATAATCAAGTTATTTGCGATACAACAATTGATCCAAGTCTTCAAGAAGAAGAGGAAGAGGAAGAGGAAGAAGAAGAGGAAGACGAAGAAGAGGAAGAAGAAGAGGAAGACGAAGAAGAGGAAGAAGAAGAAGAAGACGAAGAAGAAGATGAAGAAGAGGAAGACGAAGAAGAAGATGAAAAAGAAGATGAAGAAGAGGAAGACGAAGAAGAAGATGAAGAAGAGGAAGACGAAGAAGAAGACGAAGAAGAGGAAGAAGAGGAAGGAGATGAAGGAGGCTTGTTTGGCCTCTTCTAGATCCCGAAGGACGACTAGAGAAGAGACTGTCCTCGGCGATCACTAGTTACATTAGTTCAGAACAAATTGGCTTTACAGTCGATTTTCATTTGCTGGATTGATCCTCTAAGTAGAGCATTGAATCGCACAACCGAGTTGTTATACAAATCGTCAATCGATTATGACTCACCAACAGTTTCCGCCACAAGAGAATTCAATGAGATGTCGGTCCCTTCCCGTTGCCCTCTTTGCAGGGACGCCCCCACACCCTTGCCTCGCACGGCGTTCGTATCTGTTAGATCTGATTTCCTACTCGTTTGAATTCATTCGCCAGGTGAAGATTGCTCTCAGGACCACAACGAGGCTGTTTGTTTCGCCTTCTCCCCAGATTGCAGTCTCCGACCGTGGGTCCGACGGTTTCGCGTCCTTGCCGTTGGCGAGCGCACTCACAAGTGTCTTCTCACTGTCGACCATCATGAGCCGTCCAGCTGACGTATCCGACCAGACCCACAGTGATTCGAACATCTGTGCACTGGGAATGTCGTCCTGAATACGTGCCTGGACGTCGGCCGAGACCCCTCCGAGTCGGATCGAAACACCTCGTTCTGCGGCCCGACGTAAGCCCGACAGGAGATCCTCAGTAAGGAGGTCTTCGACAGTCATATAGACGATCTCTTCTTCGGCACTGTCAAAAAAATCCACCAGACGGTTAGAAATCGCTTGCTGTCCACTCACAGTCCAGACCCCTCGCTGTTCAGATCGTCGCTGGACAGGTTCGAGTTCAGTTAGTGCCGTCCGCAGTATTTCATTGGAGCGTTGAAGTTCGTGTTCGAATATTCTACTCGCTGTTTCTGCGGAGACTGACCAGAACTCCTTGGGCGAGGTGTTCTGAATATCGACGAGTCCCCGGTTGTGCAGTTCGTCGATAGCATCGTACACCCGAGTCCGTGGCACTTCCGAGACCTCGCTTACGTCTTTTGCTGTTGCGGTATCGAGCATCGCCAACGCAACGAACGTTCGTGCGGCGTAGGTACTCAATCCAAACCGTTCGAGTTGGGTGATTGCTGTCGACTGTGGGTTTTCGATTGGGTTGTTACTCATCGTGTCTGTTGCTGTCTAAACACACGAATCAGATCACACGACGTGGGCGATCGGCACGCAGCAATGCTGTAGGGAGAATACAAATTGGGATTGTGCACTGGTAAATCGCTTGGCTTCTACCAGATATATAATTTTTGTGATTAAGTGAGTGAATTAGTTTACTGCCAATTTGAGAAGGCAAAACGTTCAAATCACGTGTTTCCAAAATGTTCATGCAAGCAGTTACAGTATGATTGGATCTCATGGACTTCCTCGCACACTTCGCGTGCTGCTCTACCAACCTGAATATTCTATTTACGAAACCAGTAACAATATCTATCTGCGCAGATACGGTTTTCTCAGGTAGATCCGAAACTGTCGGACTGTCGAATATATGGAAACAGTGGACAATATACAAGAGGCGGTTGAGATTCTCCAGCAGCTAGGGCTCAAAGAATACGAAGCACAGTGTTTTGTCGGTCTCTCACAGGTGCCGTCAGCCACGGCGAAAAAAATCAGCGAGATAACCGATGTTCCCCGTACGCGCGTCTACGATGCGGTTCGGGTACTGGAGTCTAAGGGGTTGGTCGAGATTCAGCATTCGAGTCCCCAGCGGTTCCGAGCCGTCTCGCTGTCGGAGGCTACAGAGACGCTCCGGGATCAGTATGACGCACGCGTCGACCGGCTCCACGACGCACTGGATTCCATCCAGATGGACACCGATGCTGACGAGTCATCGATCCAGGAGATCTGGTCAATGACAGGCTCGACAGCAATTGAGCAACGGACGAACACACTGCTCTCGCAGGCCGAAACCGAGATCGTATTCGTCATCGCCGACGAGTCATTGTTCACTGACCCGCTGGTTGCGAAGCTCAACGAGACTGACCAGGAAGTCGACCTGTTGGTCGGTGCGGCATCCGAGTCGGTACGAACCCACGTCCAGGATGTAATTCCACGGGCTACAACGTTCGTGTCCGGTTTAGAGTGGCTCCAAGAAGACGACGCCAATACCGACGAAACGGCAATCGGACGGCTGGTGTTGGTCGATCGATCGACAATCCTAGTGAGTTCGATTGTGCCCTCAACGGGAGAGGAACAGGCAATTTTCGGAGAAGGCTTCGGCAACGGATTGGTCGTGATCGCGCGTCGACTGATGTCACAGGGACAAT
This sequence is a window from Halohasta litchfieldiae. Protein-coding genes within it:
- a CDS encoding TrmB family transcriptional regulator, with the protein product MSNNPIENPQSTAITQLERFGLSTYAARTFVALAMLDTATAKDVSEVSEVPRTRVYDAIDELHNRGLVDIQNTSPKEFWSVSAETASRIFEHELQRSNEILRTALTELEPVQRRSEQRGVWTVSGQQAISNRLVDFFDSAEEEIVYMTVEDLLTEDLLSGLRRAAERGVSIRLGGVSADVQARIQDDIPSAQMFESLWVWSDTSAGRLMMVDSEKTLVSALANGKDAKPSDPRSETAIWGEGETNSLVVVLRAIFTWRMNSNE
- a CDS encoding type IV pilin N-terminal domain-containing protein, whose protein sequence is MIQDSDRGQSEVIGSLLFVGLITIGITGVGGFALANFMEQANSDDILMDCSIEMQDDSVLITHTGGESADVDELKIVFENESSQSQKAFQITEGNGDGFFDTGESAAFDSPSVETEIQLVTDNQVICDTTIDPSLQEEEEEEEEEEEEDEEEEEEEEDEEEEEEEEDEEEDEEEEDEEEDEKEDEEEEDEEEDEEEEDEEEDEEEEEEEGDEGGLFGLF
- a CDS encoding TrmB family transcriptional regulator, with the protein product METVDNIQEAVEILQQLGLKEYEAQCFVGLSQVPSATAKKISEITDVPRTRVYDAVRVLESKGLVEIQHSSPQRFRAVSLSEATETLRDQYDARVDRLHDALDSIQMDTDADESSIQEIWSMTGSTAIEQRTNTLLSQAETEIVFVIADESLFTDPLVAKLNETDQEVDLLVGAASESVRTHVQDVIPRATTFVSGLEWLQEDDANTDETAIGRLVLVDRSTILVSSIVPSTGEEQAIFGEGFGNGLVVIARRLMSQGQFTADN